Proteins encoded together in one Polaribacter reichenbachii window:
- a CDS encoding AAA family ATPase — translation MSDVKAVDDLVLKYKSLKSEISKVIIGQQEAVDFTLLSIFCGGHSLLIGVPGLAKTLLVNTVSDVLGLKFNRIQFTPDLMPSDILGSEILDQNRQFKFIKGPIFSNIILADEINRTPPKTQAALLEAMQERSVTVSGNHYKLELPFFVLATQNPIEQEGTYPLPEAQLDRFMFSINLEYPTFKEEVEVVKSTTSAIAQNVNGILSGDEIIAIQKLIRRIPVTDNVIEYAVSLVGKTRPKSSAATEMIKSYLDWGAGPRASQNLIIAAKAHAAINGKYSPDIEDVKAVAIPILSHRIVKNYKAEAEGVTISDIITSLL, via the coding sequence ATGTCTGACGTTAAAGCTGTAGATGATTTAGTTTTAAAATACAAATCATTAAAATCTGAAATAAGTAAAGTAATTATTGGGCAACAAGAAGCTGTAGATTTTACTTTATTATCTATTTTTTGTGGAGGTCATTCTTTATTGATTGGTGTTCCTGGTTTGGCAAAAACTTTATTAGTAAATACAGTTTCAGATGTTTTAGGTTTAAAATTTAATCGAATTCAGTTTACACCAGATTTAATGCCTTCTGATATTTTAGGAAGCGAAATTTTAGATCAAAACAGACAGTTTAAATTCATAAAAGGACCAATCTTTTCTAATATTATTTTAGCTGATGAAATTAACAGAACTCCGCCAAAAACGCAAGCAGCTTTATTAGAAGCTATGCAAGAACGTTCTGTAACAGTTTCTGGTAATCATTATAAATTAGAATTACCATTTTTTGTTTTAGCAACACAAAATCCAATTGAGCAAGAAGGTACATATCCTTTACCAGAAGCACAATTAGACCGATTCATGTTTTCTATTAATTTAGAATATCCTACGTTTAAAGAAGAAGTAGAGGTTGTAAAAAGCACTACAAGTGCTATTGCTCAAAATGTTAACGGAATCCTTTCTGGGGATGAAATTATAGCCATTCAAAAATTAATTCGTAGAATACCAGTTACAGATAATGTAATAGAATATGCAGTGAGTTTGGTGGGTAAAACAAGACCAAAATCTAGTGCAGCAACAGAAATGATAAAAAGCTATTTAGATTGGGGAGCAGGGCCTAGAGCCTCGCAAAACTTAATTATCGCAGCAAAAGCACACGCAGCAATTAATGGAAAATATTCACCAGATATAGAAGATGTAAAAGCAGTTGCTATTCCTATTTTATCGCATAGAATTGTAAAGAATTATAAAGCAGAAGCAGAAGGAGTTACTATTTCTGATATTATTACCTCTTTGCTTTAG
- a CDS encoding peptidylprolyl isomerase has protein sequence MSIANFAQVKIDGVAVVIGKNIVLDSDIDKFKQEIEVRSEGKIKISDCEMLEELMQQKLLAHHAVIDSVTVSDAEITQRVDRSVQYFTQQYGSVDKVIKAYGFNDLDDLKKELYTVQKENVLIEKEQLKITEKIDVTPEEVRIFYNGLKEKGELPEFSAEIELAQIVINAKPTDEELERILNKLNELKKEIEEGAPFKMKAIINSDDPGVTNNGGRYEVTKESQFIKEFKEMAFSLDVGQVSKPFKSDYGYHLMQLHEVRGNMRIASHILMQPDVPNSKLVETREKAEQIVEDIKSGKITFEEAVKKYSDDKETKNNAGLIINPYTGEATFDLTGMDPALYARVAELKKGELSDVFFDQNRSGEKMYKFIIMRDRTNTHTADLVNDYVKVQELALTKKKEETIDKWAKEKIMDTYIKMADTHRKCTFNKNWKKETGK, from the coding sequence ATGAGCATCGCAAATTTTGCACAAGTAAAAATAGATGGTGTTGCAGTAGTAATTGGTAAAAACATTGTTCTAGATTCTGATATCGATAAATTTAAGCAAGAAATTGAAGTACGATCAGAAGGTAAAATTAAAATTTCAGATTGTGAAATGTTAGAAGAATTAATGCAACAGAAATTATTAGCACATCATGCTGTAATTGATAGTGTTACTGTTTCTGATGCAGAAATTACACAAAGAGTAGATAGAAGTGTACAGTATTTTACACAACAATATGGTTCTGTAGATAAAGTAATTAAAGCTTATGGTTTTAACGACTTAGATGATTTAAAAAAGGAATTATATACAGTTCAAAAAGAAAATGTTTTAATTGAAAAAGAGCAATTAAAAATTACAGAAAAGATTGATGTAACTCCAGAAGAGGTTCGAATTTTTTATAATGGTTTAAAAGAAAAAGGAGAATTGCCAGAATTTTCTGCAGAAATTGAGTTAGCACAAATTGTAATTAATGCAAAGCCAACTGATGAAGAACTTGAAAGAATTTTAAATAAGTTAAATGAGCTTAAAAAAGAAATAGAAGAGGGAGCTCCATTTAAAATGAAAGCGATTATAAATTCTGATGATCCTGGTGTTACAAATAACGGAGGTAGATATGAGGTAACTAAAGAATCTCAATTTATTAAAGAATTTAAGGAGATGGCTTTTAGTTTAGATGTAGGTCAAGTATCTAAACCTTTTAAATCTGACTATGGTTATCACTTAATGCAATTGCACGAAGTTAGAGGTAATATGAGAATTGCATCACACATTTTAATGCAGCCAGATGTTCCTAACTCTAAATTGGTAGAAACTAGAGAAAAAGCAGAACAGATTGTAGAAGATATTAAGTCTGGTAAAATTACTTTTGAAGAAGCTGTAAAAAAATATTCTGATGATAAAGAAACTAAAAATAATGCTGGTTTAATTATTAATCCTTATACAGGAGAAGCTACGTTCGATTTAACAGGTATGGACCCTGCCTTGTATGCTAGAGTTGCTGAGTTAAAAAAAGGAGAACTTTCTGATGTGTTTTTTGATCAAAACAGAAGTGGAGAAAAAATGTATAAGTTCATTATAATGAGAGATAGAACTAATACACATACTGCAGATTTAGTAAATGATTATGTTAAGGTGCAAGAATTAGCTTTAACAAAAAAGAAAGAAGAAACTATTGATAAGTGGGCAAAAGAAAAAATAATGGATACGTACATTAAAATGGCAGATACTCACAGAAAATGTACTTTTAATAAAAATTGGAAAAAAGAAACAGGTAAATAA
- a CDS encoding peptidylprolyl isomerase, producing the protein MKKLVLLVVLCFSSVVFAQKKDKELLRIDGEVTTVSDFKRVYEKNLDAIDNEEAKDVEKNLELFINYKLKVKEAYNIKLDTLPSYVKEMEGYKNQLSAPYMQDTLFINKLVKDAYFRTKNEIKAKHILIRTPKIATPKDTLAAYKKITEIRNRIVNGEDFEAVAEETSEDPSARNDEKRKRKGNKGNLGYFSAFKMVYPFEEAAYTTKVGEVSKPFRTRFGYHILKVDSLRPSKGELEVAHILLTKQTKNAKVLIDSIYSLLEKDVQFKALARKYSNDTGSKPKGGKLRKFGSGAMVKPFEVAAFSLEKEGDYSKPFQTRFGWHIVQLIKKHPVQSFNELERELKNKVKSGDRAQLSEKAVINKLKKKYTISENEVAKEIFANEKIRTIAKDSLQSVLLSINEKKIKQEAFVNYIKNRKNKPVFELFNDFKDQEILTYYKDNLEKTEPEFANTLQEYKDGLLLFELMQRKIWEKSSKDTLGLKNHYTSNIAKYQNKEFKKVKGEVMNDYQNYLEKNWIADLRNKSAIEVNKKQLKKLIKFYNKS; encoded by the coding sequence ATGAAAAAGTTAGTATTATTAGTGGTTTTATGTTTTTCTAGCGTAGTTTTTGCACAAAAGAAAGACAAAGAGTTATTAAGAATAGATGGAGAAGTTACAACAGTTTCTGATTTTAAAAGAGTTTACGAAAAAAATTTAGATGCTATTGATAATGAAGAAGCCAAAGATGTTGAGAAGAATTTAGAATTATTTATCAATTATAAATTAAAAGTTAAAGAAGCTTACAATATTAAGTTAGATACTTTACCATCTTATGTAAAAGAAATGGAAGGTTATAAAAATCAGCTTTCTGCACCTTATATGCAAGATACTTTGTTTATTAATAAGTTAGTAAAAGACGCCTATTTTAGAACAAAAAATGAGATAAAAGCAAAGCATATCTTAATAAGAACACCAAAAATAGCAACACCCAAAGATACTTTAGCAGCTTATAAAAAAATTACTGAGATTAGAAATCGTATTGTAAATGGCGAAGACTTTGAGGCGGTTGCAGAAGAAACTTCAGAAGATCCATCTGCAAGAAACGATGAAAAAAGAAAGCGAAAAGGAAATAAAGGTAATTTAGGTTATTTTTCTGCCTTTAAAATGGTCTATCCTTTTGAAGAAGCTGCATATACAACTAAAGTTGGTGAGGTTTCTAAGCCATTTAGAACTCGTTTTGGGTATCATATTTTAAAAGTAGATTCTTTAAGACCATCTAAAGGAGAATTAGAAGTTGCTCATATTTTATTAACCAAACAAACAAAAAATGCGAAAGTTTTAATCGATTCAATTTACAGTTTATTAGAAAAAGATGTACAATTTAAAGCTTTAGCAAGAAAATATTCTAATGATACTGGTTCTAAACCAAAAGGTGGTAAATTAAGAAAATTTGGCAGTGGAGCAATGGTAAAACCTTTTGAAGTTGCTGCTTTTAGTTTAGAAAAAGAAGGAGATTATTCGAAACCTTTTCAAACTCGTTTTGGTTGGCATATTGTTCAGTTGATAAAAAAACATCCTGTGCAATCTTTTAATGAATTAGAAAGAGAATTAAAAAACAAAGTAAAATCTGGAGATAGAGCTCAATTATCAGAAAAAGCAGTAATCAATAAACTAAAGAAAAAATATACAATTTCTGAGAATGAAGTTGCAAAAGAAATTTTTGCTAATGAAAAAATAAGAACCATTGCTAAAGATTCTTTGCAATCTGTTTTATTGTCAATCAATGAAAAGAAAATTAAACAAGAAGCATTTGTAAATTACATAAAAAATAGAAAGAATAAACCTGTTTTTGAATTGTTTAATGATTTTAAAGATCAAGAAATCTTAACCTATTATAAAGATAATTTAGAGAAAACAGAACCTGAATTTGCAAATACCTTGCAAGAATATAAAGATGGTTTGTTGTTGTTTGAGTTAATGCAAAGAAAAATTTGGGAAAAATCGTCTAAAGATACATTAGGTTTAAAAAATCATTATACTTCTAATATAGCTAAATATCAGAATAAAGAATTTAAAAAGGTAAAAGGAGAGGTGATGAACGATTACCAAAATTATTTAGAGAAAAATTGGATTGCAGATTTAAGAAATAAAAGTGCAATAGAAGTAAATAAAAAACAACTTAAAAAATTAATTAAATTTTATAATAAAAGTTAA
- a CDS encoding DUF493 family protein codes for MSDKKAFYIKLKGQLEDTTKFPTDYMYKFIVPTDGNQLEEVQTIFDNKGAVIKTKKSKTGKYISITIVLKLKDADEVISYYKKVEKIKGIISL; via the coding sequence ATGAGTGATAAAAAAGCTTTTTATATAAAGTTAAAAGGTCAGTTAGAAGACACCACAAAATTTCCTACTGATTATATGTACAAATTTATTGTGCCTACTGATGGTAATCAGTTAGAAGAAGTACAAACTATTTTTGATAATAAAGGAGCCGTAATCAAAACTAAAAAATCGAAAACGGGTAAATATATTAGTATAACAATCGTTTTAAAGTTAAAAGATGCTGATGAAGTGATTAGTTATTATAAAAAAGTTGAAAAAATTAAAGGAATCATATCATTATAA
- a CDS encoding AAA family ATPase, with protein sequence MQNNQQKIVLIGGPGTGKTTVLNALKEKNFFCFDEVSRAVTLKAQEKGIEQLFLTEPLLFSKMLLEGREEQYLNAEKTKNDIVFFDRGIPDVYAYLNYFKTEYPPVFIEKSKDYKYDIVFHFSPWEEIHTTDNERYESFEESIAIDNFLIKAYSELGYKIITIPFGSVDERANYIINSLSCDL encoded by the coding sequence TTGCAAAATAATCAGCAAAAAATTGTTTTAATCGGTGGACCAGGAACAGGAAAAACAACAGTATTAAACGCATTAAAAGAAAAAAACTTTTTTTGTTTTGATGAAGTTTCTAGAGCTGTTACCTTAAAAGCACAAGAAAAAGGAATAGAACAATTATTTTTAACAGAACCACTACTTTTTAGTAAAATGCTTTTAGAAGGCAGAGAAGAACAATACCTAAATGCTGAAAAAACAAAAAATGATATTGTTTTTTTTGATAGAGGAATACCAGATGTTTACGCATACCTCAACTATTTTAAAACAGAATATCCGCCAGTTTTTATAGAAAAAAGTAAAGATTATAAGTATGATATTGTATTTCATTTTTCTCCTTGGGAAGAAATACATACCACAGACAACGAACGTTACGAGTCTTTTGAAGAATCTATTGCTATAGATAATTTTTTAATAAAAGCTTACTCAGAATTGGGCTATAAAATTATAACGATTCCTTTTGGTTCTGTAGATGAAAGAGCCAATTACATTATAAATTCGCTTTCTTGCGATTTATGA
- a CDS encoding RecQ family ATP-dependent DNA helicase has product MIDAKNILKQYWGYSTFRKPQEDIINAVLAKKDTIALLPTGGGKSICFQVPALINEGVCIVISPLIALMQDQVENLKKRGIKATTIKSGVSQDEIITLFDNIKFGNYKFLYISPERLQTSLIQQKIKELKISFVAIDEAHCISEWGQDFRPTYRNIKILKGLKPDVNFIALTATANKKVLEDISKNLELKQPQLFKKSFFRENLAYQIFDVEDKLLRLIQIFTKTKSPAIVYVNSRKKTKDIANFLNANNFKSSFYHGGLPLAEKQIAYENWMSEKTKIIVATNAFGMGIDKPNVGIVVHFDLPFSLENYIQESGRAGRNEKKSFAVLLKNNNDILIHKNQLKKELPSLSEVKEIHRKLYQYFRIAKGEILEEIFQFQISEFCKTYKFSQKKVTSVLKILSNNGILEISNTFNQKSTVIFNASSKKVISYAINNIYTKRFIDTFLRTYTALFQQEVKVDEFLLAKKTNSTSRQVIKHLERLHQDNILTYKRTKTDAEIRFLVPREDDRTINIFSKEIVQFLKQKQKKSDDFLNYIQNKNTCRSIQILDYFDEKSTKKCGICDVCLSEKKTKNQDISSDILSLLAKKSSLTSQEINQNLQANEKDILIHLRMLLSENKVQINHQNKYLLK; this is encoded by the coding sequence ATGATTGACGCAAAAAACATACTAAAACAATACTGGGGTTATTCTACATTTAGAAAACCTCAAGAAGACATAATAAATGCTGTTCTAGCAAAAAAGGATACAATTGCACTATTACCAACTGGTGGCGGAAAATCGATCTGTTTTCAAGTGCCTGCATTAATAAACGAAGGTGTATGCATAGTAATTTCACCTTTAATTGCTTTGATGCAAGACCAAGTAGAAAACTTAAAGAAAAGAGGCATAAAAGCTACGACTATAAAATCTGGAGTATCACAAGATGAAATAATTACTCTTTTTGATAATATTAAATTCGGTAATTATAAATTCTTATACATTTCTCCAGAAAGATTACAAACCTCTTTAATTCAGCAGAAAATTAAAGAACTCAAAATTAGTTTTGTTGCTATTGATGAAGCGCATTGTATTTCTGAATGGGGACAAGATTTTAGACCCACTTACAGAAATATTAAAATTCTAAAAGGATTAAAACCCGATGTAAACTTTATTGCACTTACAGCAACTGCCAATAAAAAAGTGCTAGAAGATATTTCAAAAAATCTTGAATTAAAGCAACCTCAACTTTTTAAAAAATCTTTTTTCAGAGAAAATTTAGCCTATCAAATATTTGATGTTGAAGATAAATTATTGAGGTTAATTCAGATTTTTACCAAGACAAAATCACCTGCAATTGTTTATGTAAATTCAAGAAAAAAAACAAAAGATATTGCCAACTTTTTAAATGCGAATAATTTTAAAAGTAGTTTTTATCACGGAGGATTACCTTTAGCAGAAAAACAAATTGCTTATGAAAACTGGATGTCTGAAAAGACAAAAATAATTGTGGCAACCAACGCATTCGGAATGGGAATTGACAAACCAAATGTTGGCATTGTTGTGCATTTTGATTTGCCTTTTTCTTTAGAAAATTACATTCAAGAATCTGGAAGAGCAGGTAGAAACGAAAAAAAATCTTTTGCAGTTTTATTAAAAAATAATAATGATATTTTAATTCATAAAAATCAACTTAAAAAAGAACTGCCATCTTTATCAGAAGTAAAAGAAATTCACCGAAAATTATATCAATATTTTAGAATTGCAAAAGGAGAGATTTTAGAAGAAATATTTCAATTTCAGATTTCGGAGTTCTGTAAAACTTATAAATTTTCTCAAAAAAAAGTTACTTCAGTTTTAAAAATATTATCAAATAATGGTATCTTAGAAATCTCAAATACGTTCAATCAAAAATCTACTGTAATTTTTAATGCTAGTAGTAAAAAAGTGATTTCTTACGCTATAAACAATATCTATACTAAACGATTTATAGACACATTTCTAAGGACTTATACAGCTTTATTTCAACAAGAGGTTAAAGTAGATGAATTTCTATTAGCTAAGAAAACAAATAGCACTTCTAGACAAGTAATTAAGCATTTAGAACGTTTACACCAAGACAACATCTTAACTTATAAGCGTACAAAAACAGATGCAGAAATTCGTTTTTTAGTACCTAGAGAAGATGACAGAACCATTAATATATTCTCTAAAGAAATTGTTCAATTCTTAAAACAAAAGCAAAAAAAATCTGATGATTTTTTAAACTATATTCAGAACAAAAACACTTGTAGAAGCATTCAAATTTTAGATTATTTTGATGAAAAATCAACCAAAAAATGTGGAATTTGCGATGTTTGTTTATCAGAAAAAAAGACAAAAAATCAAGATATTTCTTCAGATATTTTATCGCTTTTAGCAAAAAAATCGAGCTTAACATCTCAAGAAATAAATCAGAATTTACAAGCAAATGAAAAAGACATTTTAATACATTTGCGAATGTTATTATCTGAAAATAAAGTGCAGATAAATCATCAAAATAAATACCTTTTAAAATAA
- the fmt gene encoding methionyl-tRNA formyltransferase, with protein sequence MKDLRIVFMGTPDFAVTILKHLVDNNYNVVGVITATDKPAGRGRKLNESAVKKYALSQDLKILQPKNLKNEDFHKELKSLNADLQIVVAFRMLPKAVWQMPKMGTFNLHASLLPEYRGAAPIHWAIINGETKTGVTTFFIDDKIDTGEIILQEEIEITNTETVGSLHDKLMFLGAGLVAKTVDLIEAGNIETKKQPELEEKSAPKLNSENTKIDWSDNLDNIYNKIRGLNPYPTAWTLIKNDDEEISAKIYNIEKIEEIHNYELGKLIFSKKEIKVAVKNGFINIKEIKLAGKKKMDATSLLNGFSFSKNAKML encoded by the coding sequence ATGAAAGATTTACGTATCGTTTTTATGGGAACTCCAGATTTTGCAGTTACTATTTTAAAGCATTTAGTAGATAATAATTATAATGTTGTTGGTGTAATTACTGCAACAGATAAACCTGCTGGAAGAGGAAGAAAATTAAACGAATCTGCAGTAAAAAAATATGCATTATCTCAAGACTTAAAAATACTACAACCTAAAAATTTAAAAAACGAAGACTTTCATAAAGAGTTAAAAAGTTTAAACGCAGATTTGCAAATTGTAGTTGCATTTAGAATGTTACCTAAAGCAGTTTGGCAAATGCCAAAAATGGGTACTTTTAATTTACACGCTTCTTTATTACCAGAGTATAGAGGTGCTGCACCAATTCATTGGGCAATTATTAATGGAGAAACAAAAACAGGTGTAACTACTTTTTTTATTGATGATAAAATTGATACAGGAGAAATCATCTTACAAGAAGAAATTGAGATTACCAACACAGAAACTGTAGGCTCATTACACGATAAATTAATGTTTTTAGGCGCTGGTCTAGTTGCTAAAACTGTAGATTTGATTGAAGCTGGTAATATTGAAACAAAAAAACAACCTGAATTAGAAGAAAAATCGGCTCCGAAACTAAATTCTGAAAATACAAAAATTGATTGGTCTGATAATTTAGATAATATTTATAACAAAATTAGAGGCTTAAATCCTTACCCAACAGCTTGGACTTTAATTAAAAATGATGACGAAGAGATTTCTGCTAAAATTTATAATATTGAAAAGATAGAAGAAATACATAATTATGAATTAGGAAAGCTTATTTTTTCTAAAAAAGAAATTAAAGTAGCTGTAAAAAACGGATTTATTAATATTAAGGAAATTAAACTTGCAGGAAAGAAAAAAATGGATGCCACTAGCCTATTAAATGGCTTCAGTTTTTCTAAAAATGCAAAAATGCTCTAA
- a CDS encoding HU family DNA-binding protein, translating to MNKSDLIDAMAADAGISKVAAKAALESFTDNVTSALKGGGKVALVGFGTFSVSHRAARSGRNPQTGKTIEIAAKNVAKFKAGAGLSDAVN from the coding sequence ATGAACAAGTCAGATTTAATCGACGCAATGGCTGCAGACGCAGGAATCTCTAAAGTAGCAGCAAAAGCAGCTTTAGAATCTTTTACAGATAATGTAACTTCTGCTTTAAAAGGTGGTGGTAAAGTTGCATTAGTTGGTTTTGGAACTTTTTCTGTTTCTCACAGAGCTGCAAGATCAGGTAGAAACCCACAGACTGGTAAAACTATCGAAATCGCAGCTAAAAATGTAGCTAAGTTTAAAGCTGGAGCTGGATTAAGCGACGCTGTAAACTAA
- a CDS encoding YqgE/AlgH family protein has protein sequence MAYLKPLKGRLLIAEPSILNDSSFNRAIVLITEHTDFNSVGFILNRPLDYTLQDLIPEIDSDFTIYQGGPVEQDNLYFVHKVPELIPESIEVAKGIFWGGNFDSLKLLLNENLLEKSDIRFFLGYSGWGKHQLTDEININSWFISENDIENIFSENDDSLWRNKILQKGGDYKLWANAPSDIQLN, from the coding sequence ATGGCCTATTTAAAACCGCTTAAAGGAAGATTATTAATTGCTGAACCTTCTATTTTAAACGATAGTTCTTTTAATAGAGCAATTGTTTTAATTACTGAGCATACAGATTTTAATTCTGTGGGTTTTATCTTAAATAGACCTTTAGATTACACACTACAAGATTTAATTCCTGAAATCGACTCTGATTTCACAATTTATCAAGGAGGCCCTGTAGAACAAGATAATTTATACTTTGTACATAAAGTACCAGAACTAATACCAGAGAGCATAGAAGTTGCCAAAGGCATTTTTTGGGGCGGTAATTTTGATTCTTTAAAACTGTTATTAAACGAAAATTTACTAGAAAAATCTGATATTCGATTCTTTTTAGGGTATTCTGGTTGGGGTAAACATCAACTCACCGATGAAATAAACATAAACTCTTGGTTTATATCTGAAAATGATATCGAAAATATTTTTTCTGAAAATGATGATTCTCTTTGGAGAAATAAAATTCTACAAAAAGGTGGTGATTACAAACTTTGGGCAAATGCCCCGAGTGATATTCAGCTAAATTAA
- a CDS encoding aminotransferase class IV, with protein MINFNGELLFNENVKLSPENRGFKYGDAIFETIKVNNNKIVFWEDHYFRLMASMRMLRMKIPMQFTLEFLQEEILKTVAVQDQATSFRVRLSVFRKDGGLYTPKTNQIDYLIDVKENKYQTKDIYKVDVFKDFYNYSGLLSTIKTNNRMVNTLASIYADENDLDNCVLINEKKGVVEVTNANIFILKGNVIKTPALSEGCIKGILRMKVIDTIAKNKEYSLEETSISPFEIQKADEVFITNAIIGIQPVTNYKKKKFNVDFANKISKSLKVLEVTS; from the coding sequence ATGATTAATTTTAATGGGGAATTACTTTTTAATGAAAATGTAAAACTATCTCCAGAAAATAGAGGTTTTAAATATGGTGATGCAATTTTTGAAACCATAAAAGTAAATAATAATAAAATAGTTTTTTGGGAAGATCATTACTTTAGATTAATGGCCTCTATGCGCATGTTGCGTATGAAAATACCTATGCAGTTTACTTTAGAGTTTTTACAAGAAGAAATTTTAAAGACAGTGGCTGTACAAGATCAAGCTACAAGTTTTCGAGTTCGTTTAAGCGTTTTTAGAAAAGATGGGGGTTTATATACACCAAAAACTAACCAAATTGATTATTTAATCGATGTAAAAGAAAATAAATATCAAACTAAAGATATTTATAAAGTTGATGTGTTTAAAGATTTCTATAATTATTCTGGTTTGTTATCAACCATTAAAACGAATAATAGAATGGTAAATACTTTGGCTAGTATTTATGCTGATGAAAATGATTTAGATAATTGTGTATTAATTAATGAAAAGAAAGGGGTAGTAGAGGTAACCAATGCCAATATATTTATTTTAAAAGGTAATGTTATTAAGACTCCAGCTTTATCAGAAGGATGTATAAAAGGAATCCTTAGAATGAAAGTTATAGACACAATTGCCAAAAATAAAGAATATTCTTTAGAAGAAACGAGTATTTCTCCTTTCGAAATTCAAAAAGCAGATGAGGTTTTTATTACAAATGCAATTATTGGTATTCAGCCAGTAACCAATTATAAAAAGAAGAAATTTAATGTAGATTTTGCCAATAAAATAAGTAAAAGCTTAAAAGTATTAGAGGTAACTTCTTAA
- a CDS encoding START-like domain-containing protein translates to MDKVKFELEIPIHASPNMLYQYLSSPSNLQEWFADSVNSRGKIFTFSWDGTEEVAELVTKKTEERIRFKWLESEDDESYFEIKIQVDALTKDVSLIITDFADDEDEVEESKQLWENQIDELKHTIGA, encoded by the coding sequence ATGGATAAAGTGAAATTCGAATTGGAAATACCAATTCATGCTTCCCCTAATATGTTGTATCAATATTTATCTTCACCTTCTAATTTACAAGAATGGTTCGCTGATAGTGTAAATTCTAGAGGTAAAATTTTTACTTTTAGTTGGGATGGTACAGAAGAGGTTGCAGAACTAGTAACAAAAAAAACGGAAGAAAGAATTCGTTTTAAATGGTTAGAAAGCGAAGATGATGAGAGTTATTTCGAAATTAAAATTCAAGTAGATGCTTTAACTAAAGATGTTTCTTTAATTATTACTGATTTCGCAGATGATGAAGATGAGGTAGAAGAATCTAAACAACTTTGGGAAAATCAGATAGATGAATTAAAACATACCATTGGAGCTTAA